In one Ignavibacteriota bacterium genomic region, the following are encoded:
- a CDS encoding sulfatase-like hydrolase/transferase, translating to MGKGISFVSLSPFLTSSKIISEDELPNIIVIFIDDMGYADVGPFGAKGYKTPNVDKLANDGIIFTDFHAATAVCSASRAALLTGCYSERVSIRGALNHTALIGLNPEEENIARILKRKNYKTAIVGKWHLGHHEVFLPLQQGFDEFYGLPYSNDMWPVGYDGKPISDNWKANYPVLKIIEGNQQTESIEDLEDQSTLTTRYTEKAVDFIQRNANNKFFLYLAHSMPHVPIAVSEKFKGKSENGLFGDVIMEIDWSVGEIVKALEKNNIDENTLIIFTSDNGPWLNFGNHAGSAFPLREGKGTMWEGGNRVPCIMKWPKNIKSHSKCDKLTSTIDILPTISEITHSKLPKNKIDGVNIFPLMLNEDVNPRDEFWYYYDYDLIAVRKNYWKLYFPCVQRSYEGMIPGKDGFPGPTWQKEIGYELYNLKDDIGEKNNVINEHPEIVEKLKKIGDKARYELGDRLTGIKGKENRDPGRIGKNRIKFEEHLAIGKNLELKSLPHKRYALGNTSILNDGWTGSFDYNDGYWLGFEGNDVEFIIDLADQIKINKIQLSFLQSQNSWIFLPKKIQISISDDGLNYSSIYDNTFEIKPDLNVGGIDFATDSIGMKCRFIKVYAENIKDCPNWHIGKGEKAWLFMDEIIVK from the coding sequence ATGGGGAAGGGAATATCATTTGTTTCATTGTCTCCTTTTCTCACATCAAGCAAAATTATCTCTGAGGATGAACTCCCAAATATTATTGTAATTTTTATTGATGATATGGGTTATGCAGATGTTGGACCATTTGGAGCAAAAGGATATAAAACTCCCAATGTTGATAAATTAGCAAATGATGGAATTATCTTTACCGATTTTCATGCGGCAACCGCTGTTTGCAGCGCGTCGAGAGCCGCATTACTAACCGGATGCTATTCCGAAAGGGTCAGTATTAGAGGCGCGTTAAACCATACTGCTCTGATAGGATTAAATCCTGAAGAAGAAAATATTGCTCGGATTTTAAAAAGGAAAAACTACAAAACCGCAATAGTCGGTAAATGGCATCTTGGTCATCATGAAGTATTTTTACCTCTTCAGCAGGGATTCGATGAATTTTACGGACTTCCATATTCCAACGATATGTGGCCCGTAGGTTATGACGGAAAGCCGATTTCAGATAATTGGAAAGCAAATTATCCGGTTTTGAAAATAATTGAAGGAAATCAGCAGACAGAATCAATTGAAGATTTAGAAGATCAGTCAACGCTGACAACAAGATACACTGAAAAAGCCGTTGATTTTATTCAGCGTAATGCAAACAATAAATTTTTTCTTTATTTAGCTCATTCAATGCCTCATGTTCCAATTGCGGTTTCAGAGAAATTTAAAGGTAAAAGTGAAAACGGATTATTCGGCGATGTAATTATGGAAATAGATTGGTCGGTTGGAGAAATTGTTAAAGCGCTTGAAAAAAATAATATTGATGAAAACACCTTGATAATATTTACAAGCGACAACGGGCCTTGGCTTAATTTTGGAAATCATGCCGGATCTGCTTTCCCTTTGCGTGAAGGTAAAGGCACAATGTGGGAAGGTGGAAACCGAGTTCCCTGCATAATGAAATGGCCGAAAAATATTAAATCCCATTCCAAATGCGATAAACTTACATCAACGATTGACATACTGCCGACTATTTCTGAAATTACGCATTCTAAACTTCCCAAAAATAAAATCGATGGAGTTAATATTTTTCCATTGATGTTGAATGAAGACGTTAATCCAAGAGATGAATTTTGGTATTATTATGATTACGATCTGATTGCCGTACGAAAAAATTATTGGAAACTTTATTTCCCGTGTGTTCAGCGAAGTTATGAAGGAATGATTCCAGGTAAAGATGGATTTCCGGGTCCAACCTGGCAGAAAGAAATTGGGTATGAACTCTATAATTTGAAAGATGACATTGGTGAAAAAAATAACGTAATTAATGAACATCCTGAAATTGTAGAAAAACTAAAAAAGATAGGTGATAAAGCCAGGTATGAACTTGGCGACAGATTAACAGGAATTAAAGGCAAAGAAAATAGGGATCCGGGCCGTATTGGTAAAAATAGAATAAAGTTTGAAGAGCATTTGGCAATCGGTAAAAACCTGGAGTTAAAATCATTGCCGCATAAAAGATACGCATTAGGAAATACTTCAATACTTAATGACGGATGGACCGGTTCATTTGATTACAATGACGGTTACTGGCTTGGATTTGAAGGAAACGATGTTGAATTTATTATTGATCTTGCGGATCAAATTAAAATTAATAAAATCCAATTGAGTTTTTTACAAAGCCAAAACTCATGGATTTTTCTTCCAAAAAAAATACAAATTTCAATTTCAGATGACGGATTGAATTATAGTAGTATTTATGATAATACATTTGAGATAAAACCTGATTTAAATGTGGGCGGAATTGATTTTGCCACCGACAGTATTGGAATGAAGTGCAGATTTATTAAAGTTTATGCCGAAAATATTAAGGATTGTCCTAATTGGCATATTGGAAAAGGCGAAAAGGCTTGGTTATTTATGGATGAAATTATAGTCAAATAA
- a CDS encoding alpha-L-fucosidase encodes MKKLLAIIFILSLFVSCTPKDYLKESKSDKEKRMEWWTDAKFGMFIHWGIYSVPAGWYKGEMVPGISEWIMDAAKIPKDEYEKFAAEFNPVDYDAEKWVKIAKQAGMKYIVITSKHHDGFCIWDSKITNYDVVDFTPYKKDILKPLAAACKKEGIKLGFYHSIMDWHHPNENKENFAKYRNEYLIPQLDELLEEFPEISILWFDGEWIDEWTEDQGKSLYNHLRNIRPDLIINNRIGKGRDGMQGMSKEENSAGDFGTPEQEILETTSAFPWESCMTMNNSWGFKKGDENWKSAETIIQNIIDITAKGGNYLLNVGPDSKGNIPQASVERLAKVGDWMSKYSEGIYGTRPLKNYFEGENIKYTKAKDADIIYAFILSKPINDTVKIKYVTPVKNSKMNILGMDELNYTTAGFETVFQLHSDLKETDFPICIKINGKENNIASKPVVKVDGKEIKNSFLFQENVTLEITGKNENGEIRFTNDGSVPDKNSQVYSAPINLTESAKLNAITFKDGFVESAINAINFYRIKTAKNMELKNQPAEKYADPGKLILLNGIRGTERYNDGNWLGFEGNNFETLLDLGEVKSVKNITLGCLSNLNSWIFLPKKVSFFISNDNVNFKKVYESNYELLKSEIQKPFIKDVSSKVNAETRFIKIVAENIKECPSWHKGSGGKAWLFMDEIIID; translated from the coding sequence TTGAAAAAGTTATTAGCAATTATTTTCATCTTATCGCTTTTTGTAAGCTGTACTCCAAAAGATTATTTAAAAGAATCCAAATCTGATAAAGAAAAAAGAATGGAATGGTGGACCGATGCCAAATTCGGCATGTTCATTCATTGGGGTATATACTCCGTTCCAGCCGGCTGGTATAAAGGAGAAATGGTTCCCGGAATAAGTGAATGGATAATGGATGCCGCAAAAATTCCTAAGGATGAATATGAAAAATTTGCCGCGGAATTTAATCCAGTAGATTATGACGCTGAGAAGTGGGTGAAAATTGCCAAACAAGCCGGAATGAAATACATTGTAATAACGTCTAAACATCATGATGGATTTTGTATTTGGGATTCAAAAATTACAAATTACGACGTTGTTGATTTTACTCCATATAAAAAAGATATCTTAAAACCTTTAGCCGCCGCATGCAAAAAAGAAGGAATTAAATTAGGATTTTATCATTCTATAATGGATTGGCATCATCCAAATGAAAATAAGGAAAACTTTGCTAAATATAGAAATGAATATTTAATTCCGCAGCTTGATGAATTATTGGAAGAATTTCCTGAAATATCAATTCTCTGGTTTGACGGAGAATGGATTGATGAATGGACGGAAGATCAAGGTAAAAGTCTTTATAATCATCTAAGAAACATACGACCCGATTTGATAATAAATAATAGAATTGGCAAGGGCCGCGATGGAATGCAAGGAATGAGCAAAGAAGAAAATAGCGCGGGTGATTTCGGTACGCCTGAACAAGAAATTTTAGAAACAACTTCTGCGTTTCCGTGGGAATCTTGCATGACAATGAACAATTCTTGGGGATTTAAAAAAGGTGACGAAAATTGGAAATCCGCTGAAACTATTATTCAAAATATAATTGATATTACCGCTAAAGGCGGAAATTACTTATTGAATGTCGGACCCGATTCAAAAGGAAATATTCCGCAAGCCAGCGTTGAAAGACTTGCCAAAGTCGGCGATTGGATGAGTAAATACAGCGAAGGGATTTACGGCACGAGACCGTTAAAGAATTATTTCGAAGGCGAAAATATTAAATATACTAAAGCAAAAGACGCCGATATTATTTATGCCTTCATTTTAAGTAAGCCAATAAATGACACGGTTAAAATTAAATATGTTACTCCGGTAAAAAATTCTAAAATGAATATTCTTGGAATGGATGAATTAAATTACACTACGGCCGGATTCGAAACCGTATTTCAATTGCATTCGGATCTAAAAGAAACTGATTTCCCAATCTGCATTAAAATTAATGGTAAGGAAAATAACATTGCTTCCAAGCCTGTTGTCAAAGTTGACGGAAAAGAAATCAAAAACAGTTTTTTGTTTCAAGAAAATGTAACATTGGAAATAACGGGCAAAAATGAAAATGGCGAAATAAGATTTACAAATGATGGAAGTGTTCCTGATAAAAATTCTCAAGTTTATTCAGCACCGATTAATTTGACTGAATCAGCAAAATTAAACGCAATTACTTTTAAAGACGGTTTTGTTGAAAGCGCGATAAACGCAATTAATTTTTATAGAATTAAAACTGCAAAAAACATGGAGCTTAAAAATCAGCCCGCGGAAAAATACGCCGATCCTGGAAAATTGATTTTACTGAATGGAATTAGAGGTACGGAAAGATATAATGATGGTAACTGGTTAGGTTTTGAAGGTAATAATTTTGAAACATTATTGGATTTAGGCGAAGTTAAATCTGTAAAAAACATTACTCTCGGCTGTCTCTCAAACTTAAATTCATGGATATTTTTACCGAAAAAAGTTTCGTTTTTTATTTCGAACGATAATGTTAATTTTAAGAAAGTTTATGAATCTAATTATGAGCTTTTAAAATCGGAAATCCAAAAACCGTTTATTAAAGATGTTTCGTCAAAAGTTAACGCTGAAACAAGATTCATAAAAATTGTAGCTGAAAATATAAAAGAATGTCCAAGCTGGCACAAAGGAAGCGGCGGTAAGGCATGGCTCTTTATGGATGAAATTATAATTGATTAA
- a CDS encoding L-rhamnose isomerase: MNKILQNYENAKEFYSTIGVDADEALQRLSKFSISVHCWQADDVAGFEKPNSQLSDGGIQVTGNYFGKARSIKELQLDMEKVFSLVPGRHRFNLHAIYGDFEGQKIDRNEIEPKHFNNWIDWARKNNLKLDFNATCFSHPKAESGFTLSNYDKGIRDFWIEHVKRAREITAYFGKEFKSPSVHNLWIPDGSKDLRYDKWKPREILKESLDKIFDIEYEQHLIKDAVESKLFGIGSESYVVGSHEFYLGYALTRNKMICLDMGHFHLSENVADKISSVLQFSNELLFHISRAVRWDSDHIPILNDELIDVCSQIVRYDLDNRTNIALDFFDGSLNRLGAYVLGIRSTLKSLLLALLEPGNTLKKLESQNNYLARLAVMEEMKFHPIGAVWDYYCYKNDVPLENKWLDEVSEFENKILSKRI, translated from the coding sequence ATGAACAAAATATTACAAAATTATGAAAATGCTAAAGAATTCTACTCAACTATTGGTGTTGATGCCGATGAAGCTTTGCAGAGATTAAGCAAATTCTCAATTTCCGTGCATTGCTGGCAAGCCGATGACGTTGCCGGTTTTGAAAAACCCAATTCACAATTATCAGACGGCGGAATTCAAGTAACCGGAAATTATTTTGGTAAAGCCAGAAGTATAAAAGAATTACAACTGGATATGGAAAAAGTATTTTCATTGGTTCCCGGCAGACACAGATTTAATCTTCATGCCATTTATGGAGATTTTGAAGGTCAAAAAATTGATAGAAATGAAATTGAACCAAAGCATTTCAACAATTGGATTGATTGGGCAAGAAAAAATAATCTTAAATTGGATTTTAACGCTACTTGTTTTTCTCACCCTAAAGCTGAAAGCGGTTTTACATTAAGCAATTATGATAAAGGAATTAGAGATTTTTGGATAGAACACGTAAAACGTGCCAGAGAGATTACCGCATATTTCGGTAAAGAATTTAAATCACCTTCGGTTCATAATTTATGGATACCTGACGGTTCAAAAGATTTGCGCTATGACAAATGGAAACCTCGTGAAATTTTAAAGGAAAGTTTGGATAAAATTTTTGATATAGAATACGAACAGCATTTAATTAAAGACGCGGTTGAAAGTAAGCTTTTCGGAATTGGAAGTGAATCTTATGTCGTTGGATCTCACGAATTTTATTTGGGATATGCGCTGACAAGAAATAAAATGATCTGTTTGGATATGGGACATTTTCATTTATCTGAAAATGTTGCCGATAAAATTAGTTCGGTACTTCAGTTTTCAAATGAGCTTTTATTTCATATCAGTCGCGCTGTAAGATGGGATAGCGATCATATTCCAATTCTTAATGATGAACTTATTGATGTATGCTCTCAAATTGTCAGATATGATTTGGATAATAGAACAAATATCGCGTTGGATTTTTTTGATGGATCTTTAAATAGATTAGGCGCCTATGTTTTGGGAATTAGGTCAACCTTAAAAAGTCTTTTATTGGCGTTATTGGAACCCGGCAATACATTGAAAAAACTAGAATCACAAAATAATTATCTTGCCAGGTTAGCCGTTATGGAAGAGATGAAGTTTCATCCAATTGGAGCTGTTTGGGATTATTATTGCTACAAAAATGATGTACCGCTTGAAAACAAATGGCTGGATGAAGTTTCTGAATTTGAAAATAAAATATTAAGTAAAAGAATTTAA
- a CDS encoding anaerobic sulfatase-maturation protein: MKNSLAFNIITKPTGPICNLDCTYCFYLEKEKLYQQNENWRMNDNILEEYIKQYISAQAVNEITFVWQGGEPTLLGVEFFQKAVELQIKYANGKTVFNSFQTNGILLNDEWGKFLSENNFLVGISIDGPKEIHNKFRKLKGGQDSFDQVMKGILLLKKYNVEFNTLSCVHRDNSYKALEVYNFLKEIDSRFMQFIPIIERQSIHQNNNKLNLISPEYSGEAVVTDWSVESLQYGKFLSEIFDEWIKEDVGSYFVQIFDLALESWLGQQSSLCIFRETCGNALAIEHNGDLYSCDHYVYPENKLGNIMSDLLSNMVDSGKQTKFGLDKKMNLPNYCKNCEYLFACNGECPKHRFIKTPDGENNLNYLCSGYKYFFSHIDPYMNFMANELINKRPPANVMHWIKSNKI, encoded by the coding sequence ATGAAGAATTCTTTAGCTTTTAATATAATTACAAAACCTACCGGACCAATTTGTAATCTTGATTGCACGTATTGTTTTTATCTTGAAAAAGAAAAACTTTATCAGCAAAATGAAAATTGGCGCATGAATGACAACATTCTTGAAGAATATATTAAGCAGTATATTTCCGCACAAGCCGTAAATGAAATAACATTTGTGTGGCAGGGCGGCGAACCCACATTACTTGGTGTAGAGTTTTTCCAAAAAGCAGTTGAGCTTCAGATTAAATATGCGAACGGAAAAACTGTTTTCAATTCATTTCAAACCAACGGAATTTTATTAAATGACGAATGGGGAAAATTTTTATCCGAAAATAATTTCCTGGTCGGCATTTCAATCGACGGACCGAAAGAAATTCATAATAAATTCAGAAAATTAAAAGGTGGACAGGATTCTTTCGACCAAGTGATGAAAGGAATTTTGTTGCTCAAAAAATATAACGTTGAATTTAATACTTTAAGCTGCGTACATAGAGACAATTCTTATAAAGCTCTTGAAGTTTATAATTTTCTAAAAGAAATAGACAGCAGGTTTATGCAATTTATTCCTATTATAGAAAGACAATCAATCCATCAAAATAATAATAAGCTGAATCTAATTTCACCGGAATATAGTGGAGAAGCCGTTGTTACCGATTGGTCGGTTGAATCTTTACAATATGGAAAATTCCTTTCTGAGATATTTGACGAGTGGATAAAAGAAGATGTTGGCAGTTACTTTGTTCAAATATTCGATCTCGCATTAGAATCTTGGTTAGGTCAGCAATCAAGTTTGTGCATATTTAGAGAGACTTGCGGAAACGCCTTGGCAATTGAACATAACGGTGATCTCTACTCGTGCGATCATTATGTTTATCCCGAAAATAAATTGGGCAATATAATGTCGGATTTATTAAGCAATATGGTAGATTCGGGTAAGCAGACAAAATTTGGTTTGGATAAAAAAATGAATTTGCCGAATTATTGCAAAAATTGTGAGTATCTTTTTGCCTGCAACGGCGAATGTCCCAAACACAGATTTATTAAAACTCCGGATGGTGAAAATAATTTAAATTATTTGTGCAGCGGTTACAAATATTTCTTTTCACATATTGATCCTTATATGAATTTTATGGCCAACGAATTGATAAACAAAAGACCGCCCGCGAATGTGATGCACTGGATTAAGTCTAATAAAATTTAA